In Sphingobacterium sp. SYP-B4668, the sequence CTATCGGGGTTCTCTTGACAAGTTCGATTGCAACAGCACCGCTGATGGCAGTATATACTTTGTACTTAAGACGAAATGTAGCCTTGAAGGAAAATAGATTGTTCTCCTCATCATCCACATACAGTATGGAGATTTTGTTGTCTTTATTTTTCATGAGATATCATGTTTAGTGTGATAGATAAAAGAGAATACGTTGACAAGTTAACAAAAGTCTCTTAAAAAATCAAAAAGAGAATCATCTGCCATTTTTTTAAGTGATCGCTGGCCTCTGTTTTTACATCCCCTGTTGGATATAAAAAAAGCTCCACTGAGAAGTGAAGCTTTTTTGTGATCCCGCTGGGATTCGAACCCAGGACCCATACATTAAAAGTGTATTGCTCTACCAGCTGAGCTACGGAATCCTTTCTGTTTTTGAAAGTGATGCAAAGGTAGAATTTCTTCATATATACTCCAAATAAAACTGTGAAGATTTCTCTTCTCTAGATGTAACTGTCTATAAGCTAAAAGTTTTATTTTTTTAAATTATAACTGTGCATGAATCATTCGGTCTGCATGCTGCATATCTTGAAACATTTGCACGTTAGAAAACCCCTTTTTCATAAGCATGTCTACCGTTTGGGGGCCATAATATTGATTTATTTCAAAATAAAGGTGCCCTGAAGGTGTCAAATGCTGCAGGGCAAATGATGCGATGGTCTCATAAAAAAGGAGTGGAGCTGTTTCTTCAACAAATAGCGCAAGATGTGGCTCGAATTCCAAAACATTAGGATGCATTTTTTCTTTTTCTTTTGGCGTAATGTACGGAGGATTGCTAACGATGATATCATAGCGCTGGTCTTTATTGAAAATGTAGGTCCACTCTAATATATCTGCATTCACAAAGTTGACCGATGCACCTAACTTTACGGAGTTACGCTTGGCAATTGCAATAGCCTCTTTTGATATATCAAGTGCGCTTACTGCAGACATCGGGAGAAATTTTTTTAGACTTATGGGTATACAACCGCTCCCAGTTCCTATATCAATAATTCTTATGCTCCCTGAATTTTGACCATGATTTTTAATAATCATATCGACGAGCTCTTCCGTTTCTGGACGTGGAATCAGCACAAACTCATTTACCTCAAAAATCTGTCCGTAGAAATGAGCTTTTTTGAATATGTGCTGTATGGGTTTGCTAGCCATCAGTTCACCAAGTATGTTTAAATAAAGTTGATAATGTTCATCGGTAATATCGTTGTGTTTTTGCAATGCATAGATGCTTTTGTGCACCCCGGTGATTTCTTCTGTCACGATATAAAACAGTGCTAACGACTCTTCCAGGTCATAAAGAGGAGTCAATTTTTCTACATAGAGGTGCTCTAGATCTTGAAGTCTGCTCATAACACAAAAATACACTAATATGGTAGAGCTTCCTACCAAACAGAATAATTATTACCGGACTTATAAATGCAAGTTTCTCTAAGTTTTGATACTTTTGTATATGGATATGCATGAAAAGTATATGAGGCGTTGTTTGGAGCTGGCCATTATAGGCGCAGGGACAGTAAGCCCCAATCCCATGGTAGGGGCTGTAATTGTTCACGATGGACGTGTCATCGGCGAGGGGTATACTGCACCTTTTGGTGGGCCGCATGCAGAAGTCAATGCTATACATCAGGTGTTGACGCTCTTTTCAGAACAAGCTACGAAGTTGCTTTCTCAATCGGAATTATATGTTAGCCTTGAACCTTGTGCGCATTTCGGTAAAACTCCTCCCTGTGCCGATCTAATCGCTAAATATGGATTGCGTAAAGTGTACGTAGCTTGTAAAGATCCTTTTCCGCAGGTCAGCGGTAAGGGAATAGAAAAGCTAAGGGCAGCGGGGATAACAGTAGAAACGGGACTTTTGGAAAGAGAAGCTCGTTGGGTAAATCGTCGTTTTTTTACTCGTATTTTAAAACATAGACCGTTTGTGATTTTGAAATGGGCGCAGACCAGTGATGGATTTATCGGGCGTACAGATGATGTCCAGACTTGGATTAGCAATCCGGCAAGTAAACAATTGGTTCATAAATGGAGGGCTGAAGAAGATGCAATTCTCGTGGGCACGCGAACTGCTTTGGTCGATAATCCGGCACTGACAGTGAGAGAATGGGATGGACATCATCCTAAAAGAATTTTGATAGACCGAAATCTGTCAGTACCCACTTCTGCCAATATATATGGAAGAGAAGGCGAGCTCATAGTCTTCAATGCTGTTAAATCAGAATGGAAAGACAATGTGAAATATATTGAGTTGGAAAATTTCGGACTATATCTCCCTCAGAATATTCTCTACCAGCTTTATTTAATGGACGTACAATCCATTATTATTGAAGGTGGAGCAATTACTATCCAACACTTCATTGATGCTGGACTTTGGGACGAGGCCAGGATTTTGACCGCTCAACAGGAATTGGGAAGTGGTATTGCTGCTCCAAAATTAGACGGACGTGTGTTGGAAAAACACCGTGTCGCTAATGACGAGTTATCTATTGTTGTCAAGTAGAACTAGTTATCCAAAGGAATGCGTATCTTTAGGGTATGCAGATGCCGGAGGAATTACTTCATTTCATATGGCGCTTTCGTCTGTTTGACCAATCGAACTTAAGAACTTTAGGTAATGACGAATTAACCATTAAACAAGTCGGACAGCATAATATAGATGCTGGACCGGATTTTTTGATGGCCAAAATACGGATTGCCCAGCACGATTGGATTGGACATGTAGAGATACACCGTACAGCGATTGATTGGTATGGACATAGTCACCACTATGATACAGCTTATAATAATGTGATACTACACGTCGTATGGTATGGTACTAAAGAGGTAAATCGTCGGGACGGCACACCTATTCCTACACTTTGTTTGGCTAATTACGTGGATAGCAATCTTTTGAATCATTATCGTGTGCTGATGAATAATGAATATTGGATAGCTTGTCAAAATCAACTGCCATCAATTGATACAACCTATGTCAGTCAATGGTTGGTAAGGTTAACAATGGAACGCCTAGAGACCAAATTTAATATATTTCAACAACAATTAAATGCCCATAAACAAGATTTTGAGAAAATCACCTTCATCATATTGGCTCGAGCATTCGGCCAACGCGTAAATGCAGATTCATTCCAAGAATTGGCTCAACATATCCCGCTAAATTTGGTGCTTAAATACAAAGATGACCCTGTTAAGCGCGAAGCACTATTTTTGGGAATGGCTGGGTATCTGGTCCGACAGGATTATCACGACAATCCCTATGTGCGTCAGCTTATTCAAGAATTTGATTATTTGAAAAAACTACATGGTCTATCTAGTCTAGAGGTCCATCGATGGAAGCGATTTAGGATGCGCCCTTATAATTTCCCTGAATTCAGGATTGCACAGCTGGCTGCGTTATATGCCCATAATGATTTTCTAATTGCTAAAATCTTAGAAATGGAAACATTGGAAAACGTAAGAGCCTTTCTGTCCAAAATTAGACTTGCGACATTTTGGGAAACGCATTTTACTTTGGACAAAGTTTCTTCCCCTCATGTTACAAATCTTGGTACTGGCTTTATCGATTCCTTGACTATTAATGGTCTAGTCCATGTCTTATTTTTATATGGTAAATATTTTCGACAAGAATCGTATCTTTATAGAGCTGTATCTTGGTTGGAGGAAATTAAAGCTGAATCCAATGCTATTGTAAAAGGTTTTGGAATTTGTGGAATTCGCGCAAGAAGAGCAGCAGAATCCCAAGCGTTGCTTCATCTTAAACGTGAATATTGCGATAAGAAAAATTGTCTTAGCTGTGGGATAGGGATACAGATACTAAGAATAAATAGAGAATGATTGAAAGGGTTTTATATTATTTTGAGCAGCAATCTTTTGGGGTATGTGCTTACTTAGGTGAAAAGTTTTCGATTTCGATTTCTAAACTACGTCTATTTTTTATCTATGCTACAATTATAGGTGCAGGGTTCCCTATTCTTTTTTACCTTTTCGCCGGCGTAATATTGGATTTTAGAAATTATGTGAAGAAAATGCGTAAATTTCTTTGGGACAATTAAAGCTAAGTTAATCTACCCTCAGTATTTCGGCAATCTCTTTATACCCTTTTGCTGCAGCGAGGTCAGAAGCTGTCAACCCCATGTCGTTACGTATACCGATATCCGCACCATTCTCTAATAATAAAATAATCATGTCTATATTTCCGTGCTGTGAAGCAAGATGTAAAGGTGTAATCTTAGAAGATTGTATGATGTTTACATTGGCTCCGGCTTCAATCAACATTTTACTGATTTCAGACTGATTAGCATGAAGTGAAGCATGAAGAGGAGATACATTGTAGCCATTTTGAGAAGTTATATTGGGGTCCGCATGATTCTTTAATAAGATTCTCACAATATCTTCTCTCGAAAAATGAGCTGCTATACCTAACGGACTAAAACCCTGTGTAGATATCTCATCGACAATATCAGGTCGTTTTAGAATGATGGCTTCCACATGTTGGGTCAATCCTGCTGCACAAGCCTCATGGATAGTGATTGAAGTGATATATTTTAATATGGTTTGAACTATTTGTCCCTTGTTGTAGTAGCAGGCCAACATGAGAGGAGAGATGTCATGACTGGTGTTTTGTTTTACAAGTTCGGGTTCGTTACGAAGCAAAAGCTCCAAATCTTGATGATTGCCTGTCTCAATATATTCTTCTAATACAGATAAACTCATTTGGTTACATGTTTTTATGATACGAAATAAATAAAAAAATGTTAATTATATGGGAATTGTTAATAACATTCAAAGTGTTAGTATTTTTTTGAAGATGCTTGTTGGAGTTAGAGATGTTTTCCTAAGCATACATTTTGGGAAGTGATTGTGAAATTCACCTTTCTAAATCTTAGCTATTTTAAACAGAATATGTTTCATTATGTACTACTTAAGTGAGAAGTCACCACTTGTTAGGTATTGATTGTAGCATAACCGCTACAATTTCAGTTTTGGGAATTGAATTAGTTTTGAATTGCAAGTTATTAGGGTACTTTTGTACATCGCCCTCCCCAAGGGCATGTTTTTCATAGGTAGATGTAGGGTCGAATATTTCTTATTCGACCCTTATTTTTTTGCTAAAAGTATCCATAGCTTGTACAATATATACACTGCTTTCGAAGCTGATTATCTCTACTTATTTTATTGGTGAGAGTTGTCATTCCTTCACAGTTTTGAATGCGTTCAGTGAAGTTTTATTAGCTTTGTTTTTTATTTTAGAGAGTTATGGGAAAGAAAATAATCATCGCTGTCACGGGGGCGAGCGGATCTATATATGCAAAAGTACTGCTAGATACCTTGTTGCGGGAAATTGGTCAATTTGAAGCAGTAGGAGTCGTCATGTCGGACAACGCAAAAGATGTTTGGCAATATGAGCTCAACAATCGAGACTATGAGAACTATCCTTTTACTTTTTACGATAAAAATGATTTTTATGCACCTTTTGCCTCGGGGTCTGCAAAATTTGATACCATGATCATTTGTCCTTGTTCAATGGGAACATTGGCTAGGATTGCACACGGCACCTCATCGGATCTAGCGACACGCGCTGCGGATGTAATTTTGAAAGAAAAGCGTAGATTAATCCTGATGGTCCGAGAAACACCTTTAAGCCGTATCCATATCCAAAATATGCTGACAGTGACAGATGCTGGCGGAATCATATGTCCAGCAAGTCCGTCCTATTATAGTCTGCCGCAAAATTTTGAAGAACTAGCCAAGACAGTCGTCGATCGTGCCCTCTCCTTGGCAGGGATAGAAGTTGATTCCTACCGATGGGGCGAAATGGAGTAGGACGTAAATGTCCACTTATCTTCTTCAAGGTACTAGGGAATACGGATGTATGAGTAGGAGAGAGCCATTCTTGGCTTGATGTCATTGCGCTATTGTAGAAAAACAAAACATAAACATTGTGAAAATAGCATCCGTTTTAATTGTATTTTGTACATTTGTTTCTCAAATGAAGCTGCTTTTCGCTAGAACTATTTGTTTGCCTTATTTCTTTGACTCGTCAAAAGAAAAACTCACTTTTTGTTTTCTACCCAACTGTTCTATGCTGAAAAGATGTTTTCCAACTACTTGTCATAATATTGCACTGTATAAAGCTATAAGATTTTAATTTCATGACTACATTATTGATTACTTCTGCGACTATTGTCTTGCCTGGGAACAAAAATCACCTGAAAGTGGTGGATGTGTTGATAAAAAATGGTAAGATTGCTGAGATAGCTCAAAAGATTAAAAAATCAGATTTAAATGATGAGGTATTTGATGCCAATGGAGGTTTTTTAGCTCCGGGTTTTCTTGATTTAAACGCCAATTTTGGTGAACCAGGCTTAGAGACTAAAGAAGATATCGCAACAGGAAGTGCTGCCGCTGCTGCCGGTGGATTTACGGGAGTAGCTGTCCAACCCAATACCGAACCTCCGATTCAAAGCCGTACAGAGGTGGCGTTGGTCAAAAATCTCGCTAAGGGAAATTTGGTAGATGTGTTTCCCATAGGGTCCATCAGTAAAAAGAGAGAAGGCAAAGAGTTGGCTGAATTATATGATATGCAGCAGACAGGTGCGGTGGCTTTTAGTGACGGTAATCGGAGTGTACAGCAGGCTGGATTGATGGGTAGAGCACTCTTATATGCTAAAGGATTTAAAGGACTTATAATCTCTCATCCCGAGGATGAATCTATGGCGGGCGACCGTCAGATGAACGAAGGGGTCGTCAGTACATATTTGGGGATGAAAGGTATTCCTAATCTAGCGGAATCGCTCATGGTCTCAAGGGATTTGTATTTGGCGGAATATAATGATGCACCAATACATTTTACGTCTATCAGCACAATAGAAGCTGTCGATTTAATTAGAAAGGCGAAAGCCAAAGGCATTGCTGTCACTTGTGACGTCGCAGCCCATAACTTAGTGTTGACAGATAAAGAGGTCGAAGCTTTTGATAGTCATTACAAAGTCAACCCTCCGCTTCGCACAAAGGCTGATATCAAAGCCTTGATAAAGGGGCTTAAAGATGGAGTGATAGACGCAGTAGTTTCTCAGCATACTCCTCACGAAGTTGAGTTTAAACGTGTGGAATTTCATATTGCGAAGAACGGAATAATTGGATTACAGACTGTGCTTCCTTTGTTGGTGAAAGCTGGTTTGAATGAAGAACAAATAGTGGACAAACTCTCCGTGGGTCCCAGAAAAGTGCTTGGAATGAAGGTTCCGACTATTGAAATTGGAGAAGTAGCTAATTTGGTTTTATTTGATACATCATCCGAGTGGATATTTACAAAAGAAGATAATAAATCAAAATCTGATAATTCTCCTTTTTTGGGAACGGAACTGAAAGGTAAAGTATTGGCAGTCCTCAATAATGGTAAAATATTTAAAAACTAATTGACATGGATCAAAAAATAGAACGTGCTGTAGAGTTAGGCTTGAAAGCTTATGGTCATAGTGAAGGTAGTGATTATCAACAACTTCTTGGGGTTTTAAAATTGGCTTTTGATGCTGACAAACCCTTTATGCAAAAGGTTGAGTTATTGGATACAGCCTTTGATGATCACATGCGGTTTGATGAATTGAGAGAGGTGTATTTTGACCTTTTGCTGATGAATTTCTTTTCAGAGGATGTTCAGAAATTGGAGGAAGATTATTTGGATTCAGCTGAGTGGGAGGGGATTGAGGATGAGACCATCGACCGTGGAACAGAATTGTTGAATATTTTTCTCTATCTTCGTGAGTGTGCTGACGATGAAATTGAACCGGAATTAGAGGACTATTTGAAAGAGTTTTTGTTGGTTGATGAGGATGAGTTCCAAGATGAACATCGTATTTACGAAAGTGTAATTGCCAATCAAATTTTAGTAGAAAGCAATTATTCCGAAATCGCTAAAGTAGCTAAGTCACTTGACGCCGAAGATGATCTATTGGATGTGTTTTATCCAATGATGAGTTTCTTTGCCGAATCGAATCCCACTGAAGGCCAATTGAAGGAGTATGAAGCAACAGCTTTGAATCCAGCATTTGATGTTGCGGTTTATCAAATTATTTCCAATTATAACAACTAAAATTATGACTGATTCATTGACAATCCAAACGGCGGAAAATAAGAAGCAAAGCATTACTTATGGTCTCTATCTAGGTGTTATCGCTTTGGTATTGGGGATTATTACGATGTACATCTCGAAAAGTACTTCATCTCTGATTGTGCTTTATGGCGTTTCGGCAGTTCTTAATCTTGTCATTTTTATTGGTATAACCGTGTTTTTTTCCATTAATCTTCGGAAGGGGTATGGGGGCTATTGGTCGTTTAGTCAAGCTTTGAAGAGTATTTTCATTATGCTGGCCTTCGCAACGTTAATTTCATCTGTTGGATCATTCCTCTTTACAAAATACGTGGAACCAACAATACAGGAAGAAGTCATGAACAACACGAGTAGCCTCACTATCGAAATGATGGAAAAGGCCGGTGCCGATGACGAACAAATTGATGAGGTAATTGCAAAATTGGACGAAGCAAAGGCTTCTATTAGTAATATCTCCTTCGTTCAATTTTTCAAGGGTTTTGGCATTACCCTAATTTCGTATTTTGTATTGGCTTTAATATTGGCAGCAATCTTCAAGCGAGAGAGGCCTATATTCCTCCAAGGAACGAACGACTCAAATAACACATATGGGAACCAGTCTGATTCCCAAATTCCCAATCAATAATTGATTTCAAAAAAGCTATTTTAGATATACGTATGGATATTTCGGTTGTCGTTCCATTATTTAACGAAGAAGAATCATTGCCAGAATTGACTTCCTGGATTGATAGGGTCATGACTGCAAACAACTTTGCTTACGAAGTTATTTTGGTAGATGACGGGAGTAATGATAATTCTTGGCGGATTATTGAACAATTAAAGCAAGGGAATAACAACATTACAGGGGTGAAATTCCGACGAAACTATGGTAAATCAGCTGCTTTAAATGTCGGATTTGCTGCGGCGCAAGGGGATGTGGTTATTACGATGGATGCGGACTTACAGGATAGTCCTGATGAAATTCCAGAACTCTATGATCGCATTATGAACCAAGGTGCTGATTTGGTGTCGGGTTGGAAGCAGAAGAGATATGATCCATTAACCAAAACAGTGCCGACCAAACTCTTTAATGCTGTAACACGGAGTATGTCCGGTATTACAAATTTGCACGACTTTAATTGCGGGCTTAAAGCATATAAAAAAGACGTAGTCAAAAGTATAGAGGTGTATGGAGAGATGCATCGTTATATACCGGTGTTGGCAAAATGGGAGGGGTTTTCATCGATTCAAGAGCAAGTCGTACAACATTATCCCCGTAAGTACGGGACTACAAAATTTGGACCGGGTAGATTCGTGAAAGGATTTTTGGATTTACTCTCTATTTACTTTGTTGGGAAATTTGGTAAGCGTCCGATGCACTTTTTTGGAACCATAGGTGTTATCAGTTTTTTGATTGGTATATTCATTACCTTCTACTTGATATTCGATAAGCTCATGAGTATTGCAAATGAATCTCCTTATCGGAATATCACTGACCAACCTCTTTTTTTCTTGTCATTAGTGGCTATTCTTGTAGGTACACAGTTGTTTCTTACGGGCTTCATTGCTGAGCTTGTCTCCAGAAATGGAAATGATAGAAACAAATATCAGATTGATAGAGTCATATAGAGGTATGTTTTTTTCTATTATTATCCCATTATACAATCGACCCCAAGAGATAGGTGAATTGCTTCATTCGTTGTTGTCCCAGACGTATAGCGGTTTTGAAGTAATCATAGTCGAAGACGGGTCAACGGTAGAAGCTAAGGAAATTGTAGAGGGATATCGTAGTCGTTTGGATGTCCACTATTATCGAAAAGAGAATGAAGGGCAGGGCTTTGCTCGTAACTATGGCTTTGCCAGGGCCCGTGGAGATTTTTTCATTGTTTTCGATTCTGATATTATCGTACCAACCGATTATTTGGAAAAAGTAATAGTTGGTCTTGAAAGAGATCGATGGGATGCTTTTGGAGGACCTGATGCAGCTCATGAATCATTTAGCCCTATTCAAAAAGCAATTAGCTATTCAATGACGAGCCCATTCACTACAGGTGGAATACGTGGAAATAAAAGACATGTAGGGCAGTTCAATCCACGTAGCTTCAATATGGGTATTTCCCGAGAAATTTGGGAGAAGACAGGAGGATTCAAATTGGCCCGAAGATCTGAAGATATTGAGTTTAGTCTTCGGATGATAGATAATGGGTTTAAAGTTGGATTGATTCCAGAGGCATTTGTTTATCACAAAAGAAGGACTAGTTTCGCTCAGTTTTATAGACAGACGAATTTTTTTGGTAAAGGTCGTGTTGATATTTACAAGCTTTTTCCAAATGAGTTAAAGCCTGTCCACGCTTTACCAGCGATATTTGTCATAGGATTGGTTTGCTTGATGCTATTGAATGCCTTTAACTATATTGTTTCCGGTCAGATTACCCTTATCTATTTATTGACATCTATGGGCAATACTATGATTAGTATGTATTTCATCTTATTACTTCTTCATGCTTGTTGGTCCACCCGAAGTTTACAAGTGGGCTTGTTAAGTGTTGTTGCTGCCTTCACACAATTAATCGCATACGGAAGTGGTTTCATTGAGCAGTATATTCAGGAGATAATCATCGAAAAGAAATAGAATTTGGAAATTCTATTTTGATATCTACCTGAAGCTTGTTAACTTGGTTTATAGATTTAAAACAGATATTTTGCTGCCTTTTACACAGAATAATTTAGATAAATTGGAAACGCTGTTTAAAGAATTTGGATTTAAACTTCGTTATGAGAAGGGGAATTTTAGGACCGGCGCTTGTGTTCTTCAAAATTCTAAAGTCATTGTTGTCAATAAATTTTCAAATTTAGAGATTAAGATACAGTCTTTGATTCAAATCCTTCATGAAATTCAAGGAGATGAATCAGTTTTAGATGAGAAGCAAAAGAGCTTTTATCAAATCATTAAGCAAACACAATTATCGATTTGAAAATTACTTTTTTAGGAACGGGAACTTCACAGGGTGTCCCTGTAATAGCTTGTGATTGTGTAGTTTGTCAATCTGCAGACACTCGAGACAAACGCCTCAGATCTTCGATCTTAATAGAATTTGAAGGCAATAATCTCGTAGTGGATACCGGTCCCGATTTTAGATATCAAATGCTTCGCGAAGAAGTGAAACACCTTGATGCTATTTTAATGACCCATTCCCATAAAGATCATATAGCAGGATTGGATGATGTACGCGCTTTCAATTATCAACAAAAGAGTTCAATTCCAATATTTGGAACGCAAGCATTACATGAGGCTCTAAAACGAGAGTTTTATTATGCGTTTTCAGATTTCAAATATCCTGGAGTACCACAACTTGAGCTTCGAGAGATAGATGGAACCCAATCTTTCCGTTTATGTGACAAAGAAGTTGTGCCGCTTGAAGTTATGCATTTTCGAATGCCCGTTTTAGGATATCGATTAGATAATTTTGCATACATTACAGATGCTAAGACAATTTCGGAGGAAACAGTTCTCAAACTCCAAGGCGTAGAATATTTGGTTATCAATGCGCTGCAAAAAGAACCTCATATTTCCCATTTTACGTTAGCCGAAGCAGTAGCATTCGCCGAGCTTATTGGTGCTAAAATGACCTATCTTAC encodes:
- a CDS encoding MBL fold metallo-hydrolase, with product MKITFLGTGTSQGVPVIACDCVVCQSADTRDKRLRSSILIEFEGNNLVVDTGPDFRYQMLREEVKHLDAILMTHSHKDHIAGLDDVRAFNYQQKSSIPIFGTQALHEALKREFYYAFSDFKYPGVPQLELREIDGTQSFRLCDKEVVPLEVMHFRMPVLGYRLDNFAYITDAKTISEETVLKLQGVEYLVINALQKEPHISHFTLAEAVAFAELIGAKMTYLTHISHRLGLHAEVSKELPPTIQLAYDRLTLNI
- a CDS encoding UbiX family flavin prenyltransferase, translating into MGKKIIIAVTGASGSIYAKVLLDTLLREIGQFEAVGVVMSDNAKDVWQYELNNRDYENYPFTFYDKNDFYAPFASGSAKFDTMIICPCSMGTLARIAHGTSSDLATRAADVILKEKRRLILMVRETPLSRIHIQNMLTVTDAGGIICPASPSYYSLPQNFEELAKTVVDRALSLAGIEVDSYRWGEME
- a CDS encoding PspC domain-containing protein — translated: MIERVLYYFEQQSFGVCAYLGEKFSISISKLRLFFIYATIIGAGFPILFYLFAGVILDFRNYVKKMRKFLWDN
- a CDS encoding dihydroorotase yields the protein MTTLLITSATIVLPGNKNHLKVVDVLIKNGKIAEIAQKIKKSDLNDEVFDANGGFLAPGFLDLNANFGEPGLETKEDIATGSAAAAAGGFTGVAVQPNTEPPIQSRTEVALVKNLAKGNLVDVFPIGSISKKREGKELAELYDMQQTGAVAFSDGNRSVQQAGLMGRALLYAKGFKGLIISHPEDESMAGDRQMNEGVVSTYLGMKGIPNLAESLMVSRDLYLAEYNDAPIHFTSISTIEAVDLIRKAKAKGIAVTCDVAAHNLVLTDKEVEAFDSHYKVNPPLRTKADIKALIKGLKDGVIDAVVSQHTPHEVEFKRVEFHIAKNGIIGLQTVLPLLVKAGLNEEQIVDKLSVGPRKVLGMKVPTIEIGEVANLVLFDTSSEWIFTKEDNKSKSDNSPFLGTELKGKVLAVLNNGKIFKN
- a CDS encoding ankyrin repeat domain-containing protein, giving the protein MSLSVLEEYIETGNHQDLELLLRNEPELVKQNTSHDISPLMLACYYNKGQIVQTILKYITSITIHEACAAGLTQHVEAIILKRPDIVDEISTQGFSPLGIAAHFSREDIVRILLKNHADPNITSQNGYNVSPLHASLHANQSEISKMLIEAGANVNIIQSSKITPLHLASQHGNIDMIILLLENGADIGIRNDMGLTASDLAAAKGYKEIAEILRVD
- a CDS encoding glycosyltransferase family 2 protein; the protein is MDISVVVPLFNEEESLPELTSWIDRVMTANNFAYEVILVDDGSNDNSWRIIEQLKQGNNNITGVKFRRNYGKSAALNVGFAAAQGDVVITMDADLQDSPDEIPELYDRIMNQGADLVSGWKQKRYDPLTKTVPTKLFNAVTRSMSGITNLHDFNCGLKAYKKDVVKSIEVYGEMHRYIPVLAKWEGFSSIQEQVVQHYPRKYGTTKFGPGRFVKGFLDLLSIYFVGKFGKRPMHFFGTIGVISFLIGIFITFYLIFDKLMSIANESPYRNITDQPLFFLSLVAILVGTQLFLTGFIAELVSRNGNDRNKYQIDRVI
- a CDS encoding DUF2851 family protein — its product is MPEELLHFIWRFRLFDQSNLRTLGNDELTIKQVGQHNIDAGPDFLMAKIRIAQHDWIGHVEIHRTAIDWYGHSHHYDTAYNNVILHVVWYGTKEVNRRDGTPIPTLCLANYVDSNLLNHYRVLMNNEYWIACQNQLPSIDTTYVSQWLVRLTMERLETKFNIFQQQLNAHKQDFEKITFIILARAFGQRVNADSFQELAQHIPLNLVLKYKDDPVKREALFLGMAGYLVRQDYHDNPYVRQLIQEFDYLKKLHGLSSLEVHRWKRFRMRPYNFPEFRIAQLAALYAHNDFLIAKILEMETLENVRAFLSKIRLATFWETHFTLDKVSSPHVTNLGTGFIDSLTINGLVHVLFLYGKYFRQESYLYRAVSWLEEIKAESNAIVKGFGICGIRARRAAESQALLHLKREYCDKKNCLSCGIGIQILRINRE
- the prmC gene encoding peptide chain release factor N(5)-glutamine methyltransferase; protein product: MSRLQDLEHLYVEKLTPLYDLEESLALFYIVTEEITGVHKSIYALQKHNDITDEHYQLYLNILGELMASKPIQHIFKKAHFYGQIFEVNEFVLIPRPETEELVDMIIKNHGQNSGSIRIIDIGTGSGCIPISLKKFLPMSAVSALDISKEAIAIAKRNSVKLGASVNFVNADILEWTYIFNKDQRYDIIVSNPPYITPKEKEKMHPNVLEFEPHLALFVEETAPLLFYETIASFALQHLTPSGHLYFEINQYYGPQTVDMLMKKGFSNVQMFQDMQHADRMIHAQL
- a CDS encoding DUF4199 domain-containing protein — its product is MTDSLTIQTAENKKQSITYGLYLGVIALVLGIITMYISKSTSSLIVLYGVSAVLNLVIFIGITVFFSINLRKGYGGYWSFSQALKSIFIMLAFATLISSVGSFLFTKYVEPTIQEEVMNNTSSLTIEMMEKAGADDEQIDEVIAKLDEAKASISNISFVQFFKGFGITLISYFVLALILAAIFKRERPIFLQGTNDSNNTYGNQSDSQIPNQ
- a CDS encoding glycosyltransferase, which translates into the protein MFFSIIIPLYNRPQEIGELLHSLLSQTYSGFEVIIVEDGSTVEAKEIVEGYRSRLDVHYYRKENEGQGFARNYGFARARGDFFIVFDSDIIVPTDYLEKVIVGLERDRWDAFGGPDAAHESFSPIQKAISYSMTSPFTTGGIRGNKRHVGQFNPRSFNMGISREIWEKTGGFKLARRSEDIEFSLRMIDNGFKVGLIPEAFVYHKRRTSFAQFYRQTNFFGKGRVDIYKLFPNELKPVHALPAIFVIGLVCLMLLNAFNYIVSGQITLIYLLTSMGNTMISMYFILLLLHACWSTRSLQVGLLSVVAAFTQLIAYGSGFIEQYIQEIIIEKK
- the ribD gene encoding bifunctional diaminohydroxyphosphoribosylaminopyrimidine deaminase/5-amino-6-(5-phosphoribosylamino)uracil reductase RibD, which produces MDMHEKYMRRCLELAIIGAGTVSPNPMVGAVIVHDGRVIGEGYTAPFGGPHAEVNAIHQVLTLFSEQATKLLSQSELYVSLEPCAHFGKTPPCADLIAKYGLRKVYVACKDPFPQVSGKGIEKLRAAGITVETGLLEREARWVNRRFFTRILKHRPFVILKWAQTSDGFIGRTDDVQTWISNPASKQLVHKWRAEEDAILVGTRTALVDNPALTVREWDGHHPKRILIDRNLSVPTSANIYGREGELIVFNAVKSEWKDNVKYIELENFGLYLPQNILYQLYLMDVQSIIIEGGAITIQHFIDAGLWDEARILTAQQELGSGIAAPKLDGRVLEKHRVANDELSIVVK